In Leifsonia sp. ZF2019, a genomic segment contains:
- a CDS encoding acyl-CoA dehydrogenase family protein: MTEHELLTDDLLERFRGRATAYDAENRFFQEDFDELVEAGYLRALVPAEFGGLGLSLEQTARLQVRLAGAAPATALAVNMHLVWTGIAKTLHDRGDHALDLVLREAGAGEVFAFGLSEAGNDLVLFGSTTEARPAGDGSYTFHGRKIFTSLSPAWTRLGTMGLDSASADAPKIVYGFIDRDAGGFEIRDDWDTIGMRATQSRTTVLDGARSAADRIVRRLAPGPNPDPLVFAIFANFEILLAAVYTGIGARALELAVAAAHRRTSLKDDGRSYANDPDIRWRVAEAAIEQDALLPQLDALARDVDTLANHGALWFPKLVGLKVRATETARRVVDQAVRVSGGSTYFAGNEVGRLYRDVLAGIFHPSDAESAHNTVANAWLGPVAD, from the coding sequence GTGACCGAGCACGAGCTGCTGACCGACGACCTCCTGGAGCGGTTCCGGGGGCGTGCCACCGCCTACGACGCCGAGAACCGCTTCTTCCAGGAGGACTTCGACGAGCTCGTCGAGGCCGGCTACCTGCGGGCGCTCGTCCCAGCGGAGTTCGGCGGCCTCGGCCTCAGCCTGGAGCAGACCGCGCGCCTCCAGGTGCGGCTGGCGGGGGCGGCACCCGCCACCGCGCTCGCGGTCAACATGCACCTGGTGTGGACGGGCATCGCCAAGACCCTGCACGACCGCGGCGACCACGCCCTCGACCTCGTCCTCCGGGAGGCCGGCGCCGGCGAGGTGTTCGCCTTCGGGCTGAGCGAGGCCGGCAACGACCTCGTGCTGTTCGGCTCGACGACGGAGGCCCGTCCCGCGGGAGACGGCTCCTACACGTTCCACGGCCGCAAGATCTTCACCTCCCTCTCCCCGGCCTGGACCCGGCTCGGCACGATGGGGCTCGACTCGGCGAGCGCCGACGCCCCGAAGATCGTCTACGGCTTCATCGACCGCGACGCGGGCGGGTTCGAGATCCGCGACGATTGGGACACGATCGGGATGCGCGCCACCCAGAGCCGCACGACCGTGCTCGACGGCGCCCGGTCCGCCGCCGACCGCATCGTTCGGCGGCTCGCCCCCGGCCCCAACCCCGACCCGCTGGTCTTCGCGATCTTCGCCAATTTCGAGATCCTCCTCGCCGCCGTCTACACCGGCATCGGCGCCCGGGCTCTGGAGCTGGCCGTGGCCGCCGCCCATCGCCGCACCAGCCTCAAAGACGACGGCCGGAGCTACGCGAACGATCCGGACATCCGGTGGCGCGTCGCGGAGGCCGCGATCGAGCAGGACGCCCTCCTCCCCCAGCTCGACGCCCTGGCACGCGATGTCGACACACTCGCGAACCACGGCGCGCTGTGGTTCCCGAAGCTCGTCGGCCTGAAGGTCCGGGCCACCGAGACCGCGCGCCGCGTGGTCGATCAGGCCGTCCGGGTCTCGGGAGGCTCGACCTACTTCGCCGGCAACGAGGTCGGCCGCTTGTACCGCGACGTGCTGGCGGGCATCTTCCACCCCTCGGACGCGGAGTCGGCGCACAACACCGTCGCGAACGCCTGGCTCGGCCCCGTGGCGGACTGA
- a CDS encoding TetR/AcrR family transcriptional regulator: MDARQEKTLARLTAAILRLATAGPVADVSVSALAAAAGVHRSTVYTYAASPVELLQRVLRAELDDLRAAYLVGVAPEDAAAAVSGVTRAVLQHVDAHDAIYRRGLGAESGSSSLHALLSEHFEGSIELLLDQHSVDVPAGDELERRAIARYIADGTIGAIDVWLSRPRPRDIDGLLDLIGRVTPAWWPDRAGATHP, translated from the coding sequence GTGGATGCCCGCCAGGAGAAGACGCTCGCCCGATTGACCGCGGCGATCCTGCGGCTCGCCACGGCGGGCCCGGTCGCCGATGTCTCCGTCTCGGCGCTCGCCGCAGCGGCGGGAGTGCACCGCTCGACCGTGTACACCTACGCCGCCTCGCCGGTCGAACTGCTCCAGCGTGTACTGCGCGCCGAGCTGGACGATCTGCGCGCCGCCTACCTCGTCGGCGTCGCGCCGGAGGATGCGGCGGCCGCCGTGAGTGGTGTCACCCGTGCCGTCCTCCAGCACGTCGACGCCCACGACGCCATCTATCGGCGCGGGCTGGGCGCCGAGAGCGGCAGCTCCAGCCTCCACGCCCTCCTCAGCGAGCACTTCGAAGGGTCCATCGAGCTGCTGCTCGACCAGCACAGCGTCGACGTGCCGGCCGGCGACGAGCTCGAGCGCCGGGCCATCGCGCGCTATATCGCGGACGGGACCATCGGCGCGATCGACGTGTGGCTGAGCCGCCCGCGCCCCCGCGACATCGACGGGCTGCTCGACCTGATCGGGAGGGTGACCCCGGCCTGGTGGCCGGACCGGGCGGGAGCGACGCACCCATGA
- a CDS encoding TetR/AcrR family transcriptional regulator — MPKVTEEHKAARRQQITQAALRLFARSGFAATTMADIIEESGLSAGAIYGHYKSKDELIRLAVAEIMDARFLDVATARERDPLPTPGEVVRLLVTGLSEQIGELQLLLQVWGQVPINPELRTVATEVGARFTDMFCGYLTQWYRASAGLDAAASSELAQRHVPLYVGMVHGYVTQSALFAGFDGEAYLEVVDTVRLPAS, encoded by the coding sequence ATGCCCAAAGTCACCGAGGAGCACAAGGCCGCCCGGCGCCAGCAGATCACGCAAGCCGCCCTCCGGCTGTTCGCCCGCTCCGGGTTCGCCGCGACGACGATGGCCGACATCATCGAGGAGTCCGGACTGTCGGCGGGCGCGATCTACGGGCACTACAAGAGCAAGGACGAGCTCATCCGCCTCGCGGTGGCCGAGATCATGGACGCGCGCTTCCTCGACGTCGCCACCGCTCGCGAGCGCGATCCCCTCCCCACCCCCGGCGAGGTCGTCCGACTCCTGGTGACGGGGCTCTCCGAGCAGATCGGCGAGCTCCAGCTACTGCTCCAGGTCTGGGGTCAGGTGCCGATCAACCCCGAGCTGCGGACGGTCGCGACCGAGGTCGGCGCCCGGTTCACCGACATGTTCTGCGGCTATCTGACGCAGTGGTACCGGGCGTCCGCCGGACTCGACGCGGCCGCCTCGTCCGAGCTGGCCCAGCGGCATGTGCCCCTCTACGTCGGGATGGTGCACGGCTACGTCACGCAGTCTGCCCTGTTCGCCGGCTTCGACGGGGAGGCCTACCTGGAGGTCGTGGACACGGTGCGCCTCCCGGCCTCCTGA
- a CDS encoding DUF3054 domain-containing protein — MKPWRTAVMAFAIDAALVLVFVLVGRRSHGESASVVGLFTTLWPFLVALVAGWLVTWAWRRPLAIVWPGIPIWLMTVALGMLIRTSAGQGVQPSFIAVAFVVLGVFLVGWRLVALPFVRRRAVRRA, encoded by the coding sequence GTGAAACCCTGGAGGACGGCGGTCATGGCATTCGCCATCGATGCCGCCCTCGTGCTGGTCTTCGTGCTCGTCGGGCGCCGCAGTCACGGCGAGTCCGCGAGCGTCGTGGGCCTGTTCACGACCCTCTGGCCGTTCCTCGTGGCCCTCGTCGCCGGATGGCTCGTGACCTGGGCGTGGCGCCGGCCGCTGGCGATCGTCTGGCCGGGCATCCCCATCTGGCTGATGACGGTGGCGCTCGGGATGCTCATCCGGACCTCCGCAGGCCAGGGCGTCCAGCCGAGCTTCATCGCCGTCGCGTTCGTCGTGCTCGGCGTCTTCCTCGTGGGCTGGCGGCTCGTGGCGCTCCCGTTCGTGCGTCGCCGCGCCGTCCGTCGCGCCTGA
- a CDS encoding alpha/beta fold hydrolase — protein sequence MRGARGRLRDVFDGWFRRAPLLHVAGDEGEGPVVVLVHGIASSSVTFQNLVPLLEPGHRVISIDILGFGRSPAPPDATYTLEEHVAALHRTLRALRLRAPFVLVGHSLGSLIVARYAADHPAALTRLVLVGPPVYGPPAAIGDRRVRTRVSAYLRAYEFLRANKEFTMMNATILARMLPIKGVFEITERTWRPFVLSLENCIEQQTVVSDLARVRVPVHVVYGTLDAFIAPGSLAVIEAMRSVTMHRVEANDHIIRKRLARVVAAACS from the coding sequence ATGAGAGGAGCCAGGGGCCGCCTGCGCGATGTGTTCGACGGCTGGTTCCGCCGCGCCCCGCTGCTGCACGTCGCGGGCGACGAGGGGGAGGGGCCCGTCGTCGTACTGGTCCACGGGATCGCATCGTCGTCCGTCACGTTCCAGAACCTCGTCCCCCTGCTCGAACCGGGCCACCGGGTGATCTCGATCGACATCCTGGGCTTCGGGCGCTCGCCCGCCCCGCCCGACGCGACGTACACCCTCGAAGAGCACGTCGCCGCCCTGCACCGCACGCTCCGAGCCCTGAGACTGCGCGCTCCGTTCGTCCTGGTCGGCCACTCCCTCGGCAGCCTGATCGTCGCCCGCTACGCCGCCGACCATCCCGCCGCCCTGACCCGGCTGGTGCTGGTCGGGCCGCCGGTCTACGGCCCGCCCGCGGCGATCGGCGACCGGCGCGTGCGCACGCGGGTGAGCGCCTACCTCCGCGCGTACGAGTTCCTGAGGGCCAACAAGGAGTTCACGATGATGAACGCCACCATCCTGGCGCGCATGCTGCCCATCAAGGGGGTCTTCGAGATCACGGAGCGCACCTGGCGGCCGTTCGTCCTGTCGCTGGAGAACTGCATCGAGCAGCAGACCGTCGTGAGCGACCTCGCGCGCGTGCGCGTACCGGTCCACGTGGTCTACGGGACGCTCGACGCCTTCATCGCGCCGGGGAGCCTCGCCGTGATCGAGGCGATGCGCTCCGTCACCATGCACCGGGTCGAGGCCAACGACCACATCATCCGCAAACGGCTGGCCCGCGTGGTCGCCGCGGCATGCAGCTGA
- a CDS encoding SDR family NAD(P)-dependent oxidoreductase, whose amino-acid sequence MAQYDVADRSAIVTGGGSGIGRAVALTLAASGAAVLVTDIDEEHAKAVVAEIEAAGGRAAALAGDVTDPAFGEASVAAAGALAPLRIAINNAGIGGQSAPVGDYPLDGWRKVIEINLNAVFYGMQPQLKAMAENGGGAIVNMASILGSVGFANSSAYVTAKHGLLGLTQNAALEYADRKVRVVAVGPGFIRTPLVEANMTADALAFLEGKHALGRLGEPEEVAALVAFLASDAASFITGSYHLVDGGYTAQ is encoded by the coding sequence ATGGCTCAGTACGACGTCGCCGACCGGTCCGCGATCGTGACCGGAGGCGGCTCGGGCATCGGGCGCGCCGTGGCGCTCACCCTCGCGGCCAGCGGCGCTGCGGTCCTCGTGACCGACATCGACGAGGAGCACGCGAAGGCCGTCGTGGCCGAGATCGAGGCGGCCGGCGGAAGGGCCGCCGCGCTCGCGGGCGATGTGACCGACCCCGCGTTCGGCGAGGCCAGCGTCGCCGCCGCAGGCGCCCTCGCACCGCTCAGGATCGCGATCAACAACGCCGGCATCGGCGGCCAGTCCGCGCCCGTCGGCGACTATCCGCTCGACGGCTGGCGCAAGGTCATCGAGATCAACCTCAACGCGGTCTTCTACGGCATGCAGCCGCAGCTGAAGGCTATGGCCGAGAACGGCGGAGGCGCGATCGTCAACATGGCGTCCATCCTGGGCAGCGTCGGGTTCGCCAACTCCTCCGCCTATGTGACCGCCAAGCACGGGCTGCTCGGCCTCACCCAGAACGCGGCGCTCGAGTACGCCGACCGGAAGGTGCGCGTCGTCGCGGTCGGCCCCGGCTTCATCCGCACCCCGCTCGTCGAGGCGAACATGACCGCCGACGCCCTCGCCTTCCTCGAGGGCAAGCACGCGCTCGGCCGCCTGGGCGAGCCGGAGGAGGTCGCCGCCCTCGTCGCCTTCCTCGCGTCGGACGCCGCGAGCTTCATCACCGGCAGCTACCACCTGGTGGACGGCGGCTACACCGCCCAGTGA
- a CDS encoding aminopeptidase P family protein: MQQITAQHFAERIRRGAARAREAGFDGLLVAPGPDLAYFADYLPIATTERITLLVVPADGDPSMVVPVLEHDSAAATRAADAIRLVDWADGEDEYVPTAALLRPGGRYAVSDAFWAMHLLGLQARLPEARFESFSRALPMLRAVKDADEIDRLAAAGAAADATFEDILSVRFAGRTEREVAADLDRLLREHGHEQVDFTVVGSGPNGANPHHEAGDRTIGEGDMVVLDFGGLMDGYGSDTTRTVHVGEPTDEEHEVFEVVKRAQQAAFEAVAVGIPCQEIDRVARAVIRDAGYGEYFIHRVGHGIGTTTHEPPYLVEGEEQPIEAGMCFSLEPGIYLPGRFGVRIEDIVVAGEDGAHRLNNTSRELHLVR, translated from the coding sequence ATGCAGCAGATCACGGCCCAGCACTTCGCCGAGCGGATCCGGCGAGGCGCCGCGCGAGCGCGGGAGGCGGGCTTCGACGGTCTGCTCGTCGCGCCCGGACCCGACCTCGCGTATTTCGCCGACTACCTCCCGATCGCGACGACCGAGCGCATCACCCTGCTGGTGGTCCCGGCGGACGGCGACCCGTCGATGGTCGTCCCGGTCCTGGAGCACGACAGTGCGGCGGCGACCAGGGCGGCGGACGCGATCCGCCTCGTCGACTGGGCGGACGGCGAGGACGAGTACGTCCCGACCGCGGCGCTGCTCCGACCGGGAGGTCGGTACGCGGTGTCGGACGCCTTCTGGGCGATGCACCTCCTCGGCCTGCAGGCGCGGCTCCCGGAGGCGCGGTTCGAGTCGTTCTCGCGGGCTCTGCCCATGCTGCGCGCGGTCAAGGACGCCGATGAGATCGATCGGCTGGCCGCCGCGGGGGCGGCCGCCGATGCGACGTTCGAGGACATCCTGTCCGTGCGGTTCGCGGGTCGCACCGAGCGCGAGGTCGCCGCTGACCTCGATCGGCTTCTGCGCGAGCACGGGCACGAGCAGGTCGACTTCACGGTCGTCGGGTCCGGGCCGAACGGCGCTAACCCGCACCACGAGGCCGGCGACCGCACGATCGGCGAGGGGGACATGGTCGTGCTCGACTTCGGCGGGCTGATGGACGGTTACGGCTCCGACACCACGCGCACGGTCCACGTCGGCGAGCCGACGGACGAGGAGCACGAGGTGTTCGAGGTCGTGAAGCGTGCACAGCAGGCCGCTTTCGAGGCGGTCGCCGTCGGCATCCCGTGCCAGGAGATCGACCGGGTCGCGCGGGCGGTGATCCGCGACGCGGGCTACGGAGAGTACTTCATCCACCGCGTCGGGCACGGCATCGGCACCACGACGCACGAGCCGCCGTACCTGGTCGAGGGCGAGGAGCAGCCGATCGAGGCGGGGATGTGCTTCTCGCTGGAGCCCGGGATCTATCTGCCCGGCCGGTTCGGCGTCCGCATCGAGGACATCGTCGTGGCGGGCGAGGACGGCGCGCACCGCCTCAACAACACCAGCCGCGAACTGCACCTGGTCCGGTGA
- a CDS encoding DUF445 domain-containing protein: MKTLATSLLAIAAVVFAVAFALQDRYPWLGFVRAAAEGAMVGALADWFAVTALFRHPLGLRIPHTAIIPTRKDEIGESLGEFVETNFLADDVVAGKLGSLDLAGATAGWLAEPENARRVVAEGSGALVGVARLLDDERMRDAIEAVVRTHLIDPPWGPPLGRLGEKVLASGGHREVVDLVLDRVDEWLAAHPEAFATLVSRRLPSWVPSFVDRVVDERLHTEARRFLADVRGDPEHTLRHAIDDALAQLADRLQHDPDTVSRLESAKARAFDDPRIRELAASAWAAARTAAVDALSDPESELRRRAEAALADAARRVAGDPGLRASLNSRINDAALHLVSAYRHDIAGIISETVRGWDAAETTDKIETQVGRDLQFIRINGTVVGALAGVAIYSAATLIATLAR; the protein is encoded by the coding sequence ATGAAGACCCTCGCCACCTCCCTCCTGGCGATCGCCGCGGTCGTGTTCGCCGTCGCCTTCGCCCTCCAGGACCGCTACCCGTGGCTCGGCTTCGTCCGCGCCGCGGCGGAGGGCGCGATGGTCGGCGCGCTCGCGGACTGGTTCGCCGTGACCGCGCTGTTCCGGCACCCGCTCGGACTGCGTATCCCGCACACCGCGATCATCCCGACCCGCAAGGACGAGATCGGCGAGAGCCTGGGCGAGTTCGTGGAGACGAACTTCCTCGCCGACGATGTCGTGGCGGGCAAGCTCGGCTCCCTCGACCTCGCGGGCGCGACCGCCGGCTGGCTGGCCGAGCCGGAGAACGCCCGCAGGGTCGTCGCCGAGGGCTCCGGTGCGCTGGTCGGCGTGGCCCGGCTGCTGGACGACGAACGGATGCGCGACGCGATCGAGGCGGTCGTGCGCACCCACCTGATCGACCCGCCATGGGGTCCGCCGCTCGGCCGGCTCGGCGAGAAGGTGCTCGCCTCCGGCGGACACCGCGAGGTCGTCGACCTGGTGCTGGACCGGGTGGACGAGTGGCTCGCCGCGCATCCCGAGGCGTTCGCCACCCTCGTCTCTCGCCGGCTCCCGTCGTGGGTGCCCTCATTCGTCGACAGAGTGGTGGACGAGCGTCTGCACACCGAGGCGCGACGGTTCCTCGCCGACGTGCGAGGGGATCCGGAGCACACGCTGCGGCACGCGATCGACGACGCCCTCGCGCAGCTCGCTGACCGCCTGCAGCACGATCCCGACACCGTCAGCCGGCTGGAGTCGGCCAAGGCGCGGGCGTTCGACGACCCCCGCATCCGTGAGCTCGCCGCATCGGCATGGGCGGCGGCGCGCACGGCTGCGGTCGATGCGCTCTCCGACCCGGAGAGCGAGCTGCGCCGCCGCGCCGAGGCCGCCCTCGCCGACGCCGCGCGCCGGGTGGCGGGCGATCCCGGCCTCCGCGCGTCCCTCAACTCCCGCATCAACGACGCCGCGCTGCACCTCGTGAGCGCCTACCGGCACGACATCGCCGGGATCATCAGCGAAACGGTGCGCGGGTGGGACGCCGCGGAGACCACGGACAAGATCGAGACGCAGGTGGGACGCGACCTCCAGTTCATCCGCATCAACGGCACGGTGGTCGGGGCCCTCGCCGGCGTGGCGATCTACAGCGCGGCGACGCTCATCGCCACGCTCGCCCGTTGA
- a CDS encoding ABC transporter permease, translating into MTQNTLAPNPAATPGDSPVAAGGPGRAPVAHTPWLRSVVLAVGAAAAVLVVLLAFLWPTVTSSVKDLPIAIAGGSAQVAQVEKQLESSADGVFDITTAATRDDAVKLIETREVYGAIVLGDTPEVLTASANGAAVSQLLGQVAATIQTQANAQAAAAVQQAIAAGKAPAGTVAPTITVTVTDVVPLSADDARGLGLSVSSFPLVLGGMLGGILISLLVAGSWRRLVAVVVYAVVGGLGVTAVLQGWLGILQGGFLLNSLAVGLSMFATAAFIVGMNALIGRAGIAVGSVLTMLVGNPLSAAAQPLQFMTGPWGEVGQWFVPGASVTLLRDLSYFPDADASGAWLVLLGWAALGLIGMLVGHFRNQRVVAAAA; encoded by the coding sequence ATGACACAGAACACCCTCGCCCCGAACCCGGCCGCAACGCCCGGGGACTCACCCGTCGCCGCCGGTGGGCCCGGCCGCGCTCCGGTCGCCCACACCCCGTGGCTGCGTTCCGTGGTGCTGGCGGTCGGGGCGGCCGCCGCCGTGCTGGTCGTCCTCCTCGCCTTCCTCTGGCCGACCGTCACCTCCTCGGTGAAGGACCTGCCGATCGCGATCGCCGGTGGCTCCGCCCAGGTCGCGCAGGTCGAGAAGCAGCTCGAAAGCTCGGCCGACGGCGTCTTCGACATCACCACCGCGGCGACGCGCGACGACGCCGTGAAGCTGATCGAGACCCGCGAGGTCTACGGGGCGATCGTCCTGGGTGACACGCCGGAGGTCCTCACCGCCTCGGCCAACGGCGCGGCGGTCTCGCAGTTGCTCGGCCAGGTGGCCGCGACCATCCAGACGCAGGCGAACGCGCAGGCCGCGGCCGCCGTGCAGCAGGCGATCGCGGCAGGAAAGGCACCGGCCGGGACCGTCGCGCCGACGATCACGGTCACCGTCACCGACGTCGTCCCGCTCTCCGCCGACGACGCCCGCGGCCTCGGACTGTCGGTCTCCTCCTTCCCGCTCGTGCTCGGCGGGATGCTCGGCGGCATCCTCATCTCCCTGCTCGTCGCCGGCAGCTGGCGCCGGCTCGTCGCCGTCGTGGTCTATGCGGTCGTGGGCGGACTGGGCGTCACGGCGGTGTTGCAGGGCTGGCTCGGCATCCTGCAGGGCGGCTTCCTGCTCAACTCCCTCGCCGTCGGGCTCTCGATGTTCGCCACGGCGGCCTTCATCGTCGGGATGAACGCGCTCATCGGGCGCGCGGGCATCGCGGTCGGCTCCGTGCTCACGATGCTCGTCGGCAACCCGCTCTCCGCGGCGGCCCAACCGCTGCAGTTCATGACCGGCCCCTGGGGCGAGGTGGGCCAGTGGTTCGTCCCCGGCGCCTCCGTCACCCTGCTGCGCGACCTGTCGTACTTCCCGGACGCCGACGCCTCCGGGGCCTGGCTGGTGCTCCTCGGCTGGGCGGCGCTCGGGCTGATCGGGATGCTCGTCGGCCACTTCCGCAACCAGCGGGTCGTGGCGGCCGCCGCCTGA
- a CDS encoding MFS transporter, translating to MSSYTSLLKTPGVARIIAAQLTARFPFGMLSLAFLLHIERVHHSYGAAGLVLAAMSIGQAIAGPMTSRLMGVLGMRVVLWTTLGLCAVAVALIGVLVMPIPVTMAVAFFAGLSMPPIQPAVRTIYPKMVNSRQLTPLFSLDASAQEIIWIAGPVAITFVSTQVGTVEGILMSVAIMLLGGFWFISSPEVGRVRIPRSKRRFGVVLTRPPVLLATVVGFLLIGSCAAVEAGVVATFDEGSPLSGIVLAIWSVGSLVGGLAFGHVPIGPWATARRMLLVFVGVALSSFMLWSPWALSVTLLIAGVGIAPALAVLFAIVSASVKFSDTAEAYGWVGTGQLIGAALGSALAGFLIDGFGAVGAFWAAAAFALVGFIVAALAHRIHPDLRGRDASPIPDTEPVPVVPS from the coding sequence GTGAGCAGCTACACGAGCCTTCTGAAGACCCCGGGCGTCGCGCGCATCATCGCCGCGCAGCTGACGGCGCGCTTCCCGTTCGGCATGCTCTCGCTCGCGTTCCTGCTCCACATCGAGCGCGTCCACCACTCCTACGGGGCGGCCGGGCTGGTCCTCGCGGCGATGAGCATCGGTCAAGCGATCGCCGGCCCGATGACGAGCCGGCTGATGGGAGTGCTCGGGATGCGCGTCGTGCTGTGGACGACGCTCGGCCTCTGCGCCGTCGCCGTCGCGCTCATCGGCGTGCTCGTGATGCCCATCCCGGTGACGATGGCGGTGGCGTTCTTCGCCGGCCTGAGCATGCCGCCCATCCAGCCGGCGGTCCGCACGATCTATCCGAAGATGGTCAACTCCCGCCAGCTGACCCCGCTCTTCTCGCTCGATGCCTCCGCCCAGGAGATCATCTGGATCGCGGGGCCGGTCGCGATCACCTTCGTCTCGACCCAGGTCGGCACCGTCGAGGGCATTCTGATGTCCGTCGCGATCATGCTGCTCGGCGGGTTCTGGTTCATCTCCTCGCCCGAGGTCGGGCGCGTGCGCATCCCGCGCAGCAAGCGGCGGTTCGGCGTGGTGCTCACACGCCCGCCCGTGCTGCTCGCCACGGTCGTCGGCTTCCTCCTCATCGGCTCGTGCGCCGCGGTCGAGGCCGGGGTGGTCGCGACGTTCGACGAGGGCTCCCCCCTCTCGGGCATCGTCCTGGCCATCTGGTCCGTCGGCTCGCTCGTGGGCGGTCTCGCCTTCGGACACGTGCCGATCGGGCCGTGGGCCACGGCACGCCGCATGCTGCTCGTCTTCGTCGGCGTCGCCCTGTCGAGCTTCATGCTGTGGTCGCCCTGGGCCCTCTCGGTCACCCTCCTCATCGCCGGCGTCGGAATCGCTCCCGCCCTCGCCGTCCTGTTCGCGATCGTCTCCGCCAGCGTCAAGTTCTCCGACACCGCGGAGGCGTACGGCTGGGTGGGCACCGGCCAACTGATCGGCGCCGCGCTCGGCTCCGCCCTCGCCGGCTTCCTCATCGACGGCTTCGGTGCCGTCGGAGCCTTCTGGGCCGCCGCCGCCTTCGCCCTCGTCGGCTTCATCGTCGCCGCCCTCGCGCACCGCATCCACCCCGACCTCCGCGGACGCGACGCCTCGCCCATCCCCGACACGGAGCCCGTCCCCGTCGTCCCCTCCTGA
- a CDS encoding aldo/keto reductase produces MEQRTLGRTGREVSVVGLGTWQLGADWGDVDEHAAFEVLDAATAAGVTFFDTADVYGDGRSEQLIGRFRAARPDLPLTVATKMGRREEQDPANFTLAKFREWTDRSRRNLGVDTLDLVQLHCPPTPVFSSDGVYDALDTLVADGAIANYGVSVETCDEALTAIARPGTASVQIILNAFRLKPLDQVLPAARAAGVGIIARVPLASGLLSGRYTEQTEFAADDHRSYNRHGEAFDVGETFSGVDYEEGVLAAREFAALAPEGFTPAQTALAWIIAQPGVSTVIPGARSADQARANAAAARVPHLPDLDPAVRAIYDTHFRAAVHPRW; encoded by the coding sequence ATGGAGCAACGGACGCTGGGCAGGACCGGCCGCGAGGTCTCGGTCGTCGGTCTCGGGACCTGGCAGCTGGGGGCAGACTGGGGCGACGTCGACGAGCATGCGGCGTTCGAGGTGCTCGACGCGGCGACCGCCGCCGGGGTCACCTTCTTCGACACCGCCGACGTCTACGGGGACGGCCGCAGCGAGCAGCTCATCGGGCGGTTCCGTGCCGCGCGCCCCGACCTCCCGTTGACCGTCGCCACCAAGATGGGGCGTCGGGAGGAGCAGGATCCGGCCAACTTCACCCTCGCGAAGTTCCGCGAATGGACCGACCGCTCCCGCCGCAACCTCGGTGTGGACACGCTCGACCTCGTGCAGCTGCACTGTCCGCCGACCCCGGTGTTCTCGAGCGACGGGGTCTACGACGCCCTCGACACGCTCGTCGCCGACGGCGCCATCGCGAACTACGGCGTCAGTGTCGAGACCTGCGACGAAGCGCTCACCGCGATCGCGCGCCCGGGCACGGCGAGCGTGCAGATCATCCTCAACGCCTTCCGGCTCAAACCGCTGGACCAGGTGCTTCCCGCGGCTCGCGCGGCCGGGGTCGGCATCATCGCACGGGTGCCGCTCGCCTCCGGCCTCCTGAGCGGCCGCTACACCGAGCAGACGGAGTTCGCCGCCGACGATCACCGCTCGTACAACCGTCACGGTGAGGCCTTCGACGTCGGCGAGACCTTCTCGGGGGTCGACTACGAGGAGGGCGTGCTCGCCGCCCGCGAGTTCGCCGCGCTGGCGCCCGAGGGCTTCACGCCCGCCCAGACCGCCCTCGCGTGGATCATCGCGCAGCCCGGCGTCTCCACCGTCATCCCGGGCGCCCGCTCCGCGGACCAGGCCCGCGCCAACGCCGCCGCCGCGCGCGTCCCGCACCTCCCCGACCTCGACCCGGCCGTCCGCGCCATCTACGACACCCACTTCCGCGCCGCCGTCCACCCCCGCTGGTAA